From the Endomicrobiales bacterium genome, the window CGTTATCAATAAAAACGAAATTACTTTCTTACATTTATGTATTCAAGCGGCTCGCCAACTTCTCCGCCATTTTTTATTTTTTCAAGACGGTCAAACACTTCTCTAAAATGCTCAAGAGTTATATCTCTTCCGCCGAGGCCATAAACATAGTTTATTGTTTTTGGATTTTTACCAGAATTGTGTGTGAACATTGCGGAGGTTACATCGGTATAAACTGGAGCAAAACTGCCAGAACAAGAATCGGCTCTGTCTAAAATTGCAAGTGCCTTTAAGTGTGCGAGGTCTTTTGCAATTTCTTTGTGCGGGAATGGCCGGAAAACTCTTATTTTAAGCAATCCCGCTTTTACACCTTTTGCACGAAGTTCGTCAACAACTACTTTCGCGGTTCCCGCGGCTGAACCAATTGCCACAATGGCTATTTCGGCATCGTCTAATTTGTACTTTTCATAAAAACTATACTCGCGGCCAAACTGTGCGGCAAAATCTTTTGCAACTTCAAGAATTATTTTTGATGCATTGCGCATTGCGTCGGCAAGCTGTAAACGGTGCTCAAAGTAATAATCTTGCAAATCAAGCGAGCCGAGTGTGTATGGGCGGTCTATATCTAACAAATACCTTTCGGGTTTATATTCGCCGACAAACTTTTTTACTTCTTCGTCTGGTTGTATTTCAACAACTTCCATACAATGGCTGATGATAAATCCGTCAGTGGTTACCATTGTCGGCAGCTTTGCTTTTTCTGCAATGCGTGTAGCTTGCAGCATATTATCGTATGCCTCTTGCGTATTTTCGGAATAAATTTGTATCCAGCCAGCATCACGCGCGCCCATTGTATCGGACTGGTCACCATGAATGTTGATGGGGCTTGAAAGCGCGCGATTAACTTCTGCCATTACTATTGGCAAACGAAGGCCGGCAGCTATGTAAAGCATTTCCCACATTAAGGCAAGGCCTTGTGAAGATGTGCCTGTCATTACCCTTGCACCTGCGGCACAAGCGCCAATACATGCCGACATTGCCGAGTGTTCACTTTCTACGGCTATGTACTCTGTTGGAACAACTCCGTCTGCCACATACTGCGAGAAAATTTGCACAACTTCGGTTGCCGGCGTTATCGGGTAAGCCGCAACAACATCTGGCGCAATTTGGCGCATTGCTTCAGCCATTGCTTCGTTGCCGGTTTTGGCAACAATTTTGCCATTTTTACTTGTTGGTTTTAACATTAATAAACTCCTATATCGCCCGCCACTTGGGCGAGGTCTCGCCCACTCATACGAGTGAGGCGGACGTCTCACCTATCGGTGGACTTAGTATTCACTTCGTTCATACTTGGTTTGGCTAATATGATTTCGCCAAACCGCTCTACAAGGGAAAACCTATGGTTTTCCCATTTCGTCGTCGCTCACTTCCGTTCGCTGAACCCTTTCCTAAATTATGGTACCAATGGTTGACCACTTCATCAACCACTTCGAGTGCATAGGGCACTCTCGAAAGAACATTTATGTCGCGGCTCGCCATCGGCGAAACTTAGTATTTAAACCATAGAACTTGCAATAGATTGCTGGATTCGACGAACGATGACGGTCTTTTCCTTCCTCAAAAAGCTCGCCCGATGTTTATAACATCGCTCTTGCTTTTTGAGTTGTAAAACCCACGACCTCGCTCGTCTCGTTCCTAACACCTATTGCAAGGTCTATGGTTGCTTCGTTCATATTTGCTCGGCTTATTCATAAGCCGAAGCGCTCTACAATTATTCCTGTTTCTTTTCTACTTCCCCGCCCTTCAGGCGAGGTCTCGCCTCGCCACAAAGTGGCGGGCGGACATTGTTACTATTTCTTTTCAACTTCCATTGTTATTGCTTTTGTTTTTACAGGGCACTCAACCGCGCAAATGCCGCAACCTTTGCAGTGCTCCAAATCAAACTCGTCTCTTTTACCGTCTTTAACGGTTATGGCGCTGTCGGGGCAAGATATCCAACAAATCATACATTGAATACATTTTTCTTTGTGCCAAACCGGCTTTTCAGTTCTCCAGCCGCCTGTTATAAAATTTACTGCCGTGCCAGCTTCCAAAATATCGCCTATTGGCAACTGACTGGCGGATAATTTTTTCTCTTCTGCTTTCATTTACTCCTCCAAAATTTTTCTGTGCCGCTATTATCCATTTTTTACTTCGTCGTATGCTCTTTTTATGCAGGCAAGGTTGCCTTCAATAACCTGAGGTTTATGACGAAACTTTTGCTCAAGTTTTTTCTTTGTATCTTCAAGCACATGGTCAATGTCCATAGTGCCAATTACTTTTACAAGCGCGCCAAGCATTGGCGTGTTTGGTATGTTCATTCCGATTGTTTCGGTAGAAATTTTTGATGCGTCAACAACAAAAACCTGCTCAGCTGAAATGCCAAGACGCTCGGCAAGGTCTTTTGAATGAAACGAGGTGTTAACTATAACTTTCCCGTCTTTAGGCAAGCCCTCTGTAACATTTACAGTATCAATCAGCGTTGGGTCTAAAATTACAACAAAGTTTGGTTCTGTTATGCCACAGTGCACAGTTATTGCCGCATCGGCTATTCTATTAAACGACTGCACCGGAGCGCCCATTCTTTCCGGGCCATATTCTGGGAAGGCCTGAATGTGCTTACCTGTTGCTAGTGCTGCTTCACCAAAAAGCAAAGCGGCTGTTTTTGCGCCTTGTCCGCCTCTGCCATGCCAACGAATTTCCATCATATTTTTTGACATAAACCTATACCCTCCATATGAACTATTTTTTATAGAAAGTTCTAATATTGGGCTAAAAGAAAACATCAGCTAAAGAATTATGCGCCTCTACAGCGTGTAATTCCTTGCCAATGTTCTTGGCCCTACATCTCCCTGCGCCCTTGTAAAGCACGGGTGAGTGTTATTTCATCTGCGTATTCTAAATCGCCGCCCATGGGCAGGCCGTATCCAATTCTTGTAACTTTTGGCACAAGCGGTTTAATTTGTTCTGCCAGAAAAAGAGCTGTTATTTCACCTTTTGAATCTGTGTCTGTAGCAATTATTAGTTCGGCAATACTATCACTTTTTAGACGATTTAGCAACTCTTTAACCCTAATGTCATTTGGGCCAACCCCATCAAGCGGCGAAAGCGCGCCGCCAAGCACAAAGTAAAGCCCGTAGTACTGCTTTACAGCACTAAATGCGGTGAGGTCTTGCGGCGTTTCAACCACACAAAGTGTTGTTTTATCTCTTGTGCTATCATCGCAAACATCGCAAGGGTCACTCTGAGTTATGTTAAAACACTTGCCGCAAATTTTTACCGAACCCTTTGCATCTGCTATTGAGTTAACTATTTCGCTTACCTGAGAATCGGGCGCCCTTAATATATGATAGCTCAACCTTTCTGCCATTTTAGGGCCGATACCGGGCATTGTGCGAAACGCCTCTATCATTCTTTCTACAGCTTTAGGCCTTGTCATATATTTAGCACGCTAATTTTTCTTTACCGTTCCTTTAAATAAATCTCTTACTTTTTCTACCGCTGATGGCAACTTTGGGGTAATATTGCCTTCCGGCAAAACTGAAAACACTTCTTTTACGGGAATAATTGGCTCCTGTGTTGATATTACTTGCGGCTCACCGGGCAAAGAAGTGGAACTATTGCTTTCTTGCACAACTATATTTATGGAAATGCTCTTACCAAACTTCCCACTCATTATCTGCTCTATTGTTTCCCTATTAGAGTTGATAGTTTCTTTCTCAAAACGACTTGCCACTGTAAGTGCCAAAACACCACTTGGGCTAAGTGTCTTAAAATGACTATCTTTTAGCATATAGCCAAAAGCCGGGTGCTTTTTACTGAAATCGGCTATTGTTTGACGCCAAAGTGTTAAGTGGCTACTGCTATCATTGGTGCTTGTGTATGAATCTGACACATTATTTTTTGAGCTATCCGTAATTATGTAAGCCGGTTTGTTATCTGAAACTTTATTAGAAGCACTCGCCTCGTTTCGGTTCTCTTTGTTTTGCCCTGCGCCTTCCTGCATTTGCATACCGCCGCTTTTTTCTAGCTCTTCAAGGCGTTTTAATATATCGTCTGCACCAATGTAAGGCAGGCATAACCTTACAAGACAAAGTTCAAGTACTATTCTGGGCTCGTCACTGCGTTTCATTTCATCTACCGCTTTTGTAAGCAACGATGTTGAGCGAACAAGCCATGCTTGGGTAAAATTATCTTTTTCTTTTTCAAGCCACTGCTTTTCGCCAGCTGTAATTTCTACAGCTGATGGGTTTATTTTATAAACCAAGGTTTTACGAAATCTGGAGCGAAGGTCTGATGCAAACTGCGCAAGGTTGTAGCCCTGCATATTTACTTCTTTTACAAGTACCATAATTGCACTTGCATCATTTTGGGCGCAAAACTCAGCAGCTTCGTTTATTAACTTGTCAGGCAAAAGGCCAAGCACCGTGTTTGCATCGGACTCTTTAATATCTTTAACACCTAATGAAATAAGCTGGTCAAGTAAACTTAAAGCATCGCGCATAGAGCCGCCGGTGGTGCTTGCAATTGTTTGCAAAACTTCAGGGGCAACCACTACTTTTTCTTTTTTTAATATTGCTTCAAGGTTGGCAATAATATCTTTTGACGAAATTAAGCGAAAGCGAAATTTTTGACAACGGGAAAGAATTGTAATCGGAATTTTTTGCTGTTCGGTAGTTGCAAGTATAAAAACCACATGCGCTGGCGGCTCTTCAAGTGTTTTAAGAAGTGCGTTAAAAGCGGCATCGGTTATTTGGTGGGCTTCGTCTATTATGTAAATTTTGTATTTTGAAACGGCAGGTGCGAATTTAACATTTTCGCGCAGTTCGCGAATTTCATCTATACCGCGGTTAGATGCACCATCAATTTCTTGTACATCAACACTTGAGCCGCCGGTAATTTCAACACAGTTTGTGCATTTTCCGCATGGCTCAGGTGTAGGGCCATTTTTGCAGTTTAATGCTTTTGCAAAAATTCTTGCGGCGGTAGTTTTACCCACACCCCTTGGACCGCTTAATAAATAAGCGTGCGCCACGCGATTTTCAGAAATGGCATTTTTTAAAATTGTTGAAACATGCTCTTGCCCTATTATATCGGCAAATGTTTGTGGGCGAAACCTTCTGGCAAGAACAACATAAGACATTTTTCACTCCATGGTATTTAATCGGTCTCTTGCAACAAAACTCGCAACCACGCAAAAAAAGAACTTACTTTTGTTGCGCTTCTCAAATTATGTTGTAAAAGCTAGATTTATTATTAAAAAATTCTGGTGGAGCCAGTGGGAATTGAACCCGCATCTCATCGTTGCGAACGATGCATACTGCCGTTATACTATGGCCCCACAAAAATTTGTGCTTATTTGAACCCAGATTTCGCAATAGGGTTTGGAATTCATCAAAAGATATGGGACATTTTTATCCGCAAAAACCTTGCTAATGGAATTACCATTCACTGCAATTTTTGCGTCAAAACTGTATCCATCTCTTTCGTCTCTGTTCTCAAACCTATTGCAAAATACGGGTTTGAAATAACTAATTAAAAGCAACTAAATTACCAACGGCTACCGCCGCTGCCACCACCTCTGCTATTGCCGCCACCACTTCTGCCACCACCAAAACCACCGCTTCTACCACCGCCAAAACCACCACTTCTGCCACCAAAACCACCACCGCCACTTCTTCTTGGACCGCCTTCTGTTTTTGGTTTGGCTTCGTTAACTGTTAATGGACGGCCTTTTAGGTCTTTACCATTGAGAGCTGCTATTGCGGCTGCCCCTTCTTCTTTAACTGCCATTTCAACAAAACCAAAACCTCTTGATTCACCTGTGAACTTATCTTTAATTACAGCGGCCGTTGCAACCTGACCGAATGTTGAAAAAAGACTTGAAAGATCCTGCTCAGACACTTCGCGTGCTAAATTACCTACATAAATGTTCATAGCTACCCCTTTATCGCGTATTTAACTTTCGCCTTCTGCTCGAAAGAATATTCTGTGACATGTTTTACTTTTGCGTCTTACACTTTACAAATGCCACCGTGTTAGGCAATTTGACCCATTAGCACCATCGGCACAGCGATCTGCGCCTGATCTCCTTTAGCACGGACTTCAAAATTTTGTTTCACAACTTTGTCGATTATACCAAATTTTTATTTTTTTGTGTGAATACTACTAAGCTTAAACATTTCCGATAATATGTGTTATTTTGGCAAGTTTATAATTACAGCTTTAAAACAATAATAACGACTTATTAGTTAGAGCTTACATAAGTTCATTACTTATTTAAATAAGTGATAGTTAATTGCAAAACAGTTGCAAAGGAAACCCAAAGTAAGTACGGAATTTGAATATAAGCAATCCAGTGAGAGTGTGGCCATATAGCAACCATTGCCCATATTAGTGTACCCAAGATGAGCAAGATATCAATTGCGGCAAGAATATTGTTTTGTAGCCCAAATTGTAAAGGAGTAAATGCGAAGTTAAAAATGAGGTTAAGAATAAATGGCAGAGCAACAATAAAAGCAATCTCTTTTTTGCACGCCATTAAAAACACCTTACCAAAAGACAAAACGATTAACACATAAAGAAATGTCCACACTGGACCGAAAAGCCAGGAAGGTGGCGCCCATGACGGCTTAATTAATTGAGAATACCAGATATATGCTTTCATGTTTATTATTATCTCCTAATTCTATTCTGATTTTGCTATTCAACTTTTATTTCAAATGCCGCGAGTAGAGACAAAACATCAGGATAA encodes:
- a CDS encoding 4Fe-4S binding protein, which translates into the protein MKAEEKKLSASQLPIGDILEAGTAVNFITGGWRTEKPVWHKEKCIQCMICWISCPDSAITVKDGKRDEFDLEHCKGCGICAVECPVKTKAITMEVEKK
- the recR gene encoding recombination mediator RecR: MTRPKAVERMIEAFRTMPGIGPKMAERLSYHILRAPDSQVSEIVNSIADAKGSVKICGKCFNITQSDPCDVCDDSTRDKTTLCVVETPQDLTAFSAVKQYYGLYFVLGGALSPLDGVGPNDIRVKELLNRLKSDSIAELIIATDTDSKGEITALFLAEQIKPLVPKVTRIGYGLPMGGDLEYADEITLTRALQGRREM
- a CDS encoding 2-oxoacid:acceptor oxidoreductase family protein; translated protein: MSKNMMEIRWHGRGGQGAKTAALLFGEAALATGKHIQAFPEYGPERMGAPVQSFNRIADAAITVHCGITEPNFVVILDPTLIDTVNVTEGLPKDGKVIVNTSFHSKDLAERLGISAEQVFVVDASKISTETIGMNIPNTPMLGALVKVIGTMDIDHVLEDTKKKLEQKFRHKPQVIEGNLACIKRAYDEVKNG
- the dnaX gene encoding DNA polymerase III subunit gamma/tau produces the protein MSYVVLARRFRPQTFADIIGQEHVSTILKNAISENRVAHAYLLSGPRGVGKTTAARIFAKALNCKNGPTPEPCGKCTNCVEITGGSSVDVQEIDGASNRGIDEIRELRENVKFAPAVSKYKIYIIDEAHQITDAAFNALLKTLEEPPAHVVFILATTEQQKIPITILSRCQKFRFRLISSKDIIANLEAILKKEKVVVAPEVLQTIASTTGGSMRDALSLLDQLISLGVKDIKESDANTVLGLLPDKLINEAAEFCAQNDASAIMVLVKEVNMQGYNLAQFASDLRSRFRKTLVYKINPSAVEITAGEKQWLEKEKDNFTQAWLVRSTSLLTKAVDEMKRSDEPRIVLELCLVRLCLPYIGADDILKRLEELEKSGGMQMQEGAGQNKENRNEASASNKVSDNKPAYIITDSSKNNVSDSYTSTNDSSSHLTLWRQTIADFSKKHPAFGYMLKDSHFKTLSPSGVLALTVASRFEKETINSNRETIEQIMSGKFGKSISINIVVQESNSSTSLPGEPQVISTQEPIIPVKEVFSVLPEGNITPKLPSAVEKVRDLFKGTVKKN
- a CDS encoding RNA-binding protein, which gives rise to MNIYVGNLAREVSEQDLSSLFSTFGQVATAAVIKDKFTGESRGFGFVEMAVKEEGAAAIAALNGKDLKGRPLTVNEAKPKTEGGPRRSGGGGFGGRSGGFGGGRSGGFGGGRSGGGNSRGGGSGGSRW
- a CDS encoding tryptophan-rich sensory protein → MKAYIWYSQLIKPSWAPPSWLFGPVWTFLYVLIVLSFGKVFLMACKKEIAFIVALPFILNLIFNFAFTPLQFGLQNNILAAIDILLILGTLIWAMVAIWPHSHWIAYIQIPYLLWVSFATVLQLTITYLNK